The proteins below are encoded in one region of Campylobacter helveticus:
- a CDS encoding phosphatidylglycerophosphatase A family protein has protein sequence MQKFYLTFFYSGCAKKAPGTFGTLTAMIPAFFVLRYLGEQTLFLLSILIFIASIRVIDDYEKKTQKHDDKHIVIDEVAGVFLACAIAASAQNSLLNFVLAFVFFRLFDITKPSIIGKIDKKVKGGLGVMLDDMLAGLFAGLLCAVIYGFLLKFNLLSWDINLESLF, from the coding sequence ATGCAAAAATTTTATTTAACATTTTTTTATTCTGGTTGTGCTAAAAAAGCTCCTGGCACTTTTGGCACTTTAACGGCGATGATACCAGCCTTTTTTGTGCTTAGATACTTGGGTGAGCAAACGCTTTTTTTACTTTCCATTTTAATCTTCATCGCCTCCATACGCGTCATTGATGATTATGAAAAAAAGACGCAAAAACACGATGATAAGCACATCGTTATTGACGAAGTGGCTGGAGTGTTTTTAGCTTGTGCCATTGCTGCAAGTGCGCAAAATTCGCTTTTAAATTTTGTGTTAGCCTTTGTATTTTTCCGTCTTTTTGACATCACAAAACCCTCCATTATCGGCAAGATAGATAAAAAGGTCAAAGGTGGCTTAGGCGTAATGCTTGATGATATGTTAGCTGGGCTTTTTGCGGGGCTTTTATGTGCGGTGATTTATGGATTTTTACTCAAATTTAATCTACTTTCTTGGGACATTAATTTAGAAAGCTTGTTTTAA
- the rpsT gene encoding 30S ribosomal protein S20 produces the protein MANHKSAEKRARQTIKKTERNRFYRTRLKNITKAVREAAANNDKTAASEAFKIANKSIHAMVSRGFLKKQTAARRVSRLALLINKIA, from the coding sequence ATGGCAAATCATAAATCAGCCGAAAAAAGAGCAAGACAAACCATCAAAAAAACCGAGAGAAATAGATTTTATAGAACTAGACTTAAAAATATCACTAAAGCTGTGCGTGAAGCTGCTGCAAACAACGACAAAACAGCTGCTAGTGAAGCTTTTAAGATCGCAAATAAAAGCATCCACGCTATGGTTAGTCGTGGCTTCCTTAAAAAACAAACTGCCGCACGCCGCGTAAGCAGACTTGCCCTTTTAATCAACAAAATCGCATAA
- the prfA gene encoding peptide chain release factor 1, whose amino-acid sequence MLAEKLQPFLKRYEELNTLLSDTNIISDIEKMTALSKEQKNLEPIVLKTKDYFNTLTQIEDNKALLNDAEFSELAKEELKNLEEEKINLEEEIKILLLPKDPNDEKNIFLEIRAGTGGDEASLFVGDLVKAYARYADLKGYKIEIVSSSEGSAGGFKELIMLVKGAGAYSRLKFESGTHRVQRIPQTESQGRIHTSAITVAIMPEVDDIEIQINPNDLKIDVMRSSGHGGQSVNTTDSAVRITHIPSGLVVVNQDGKSQHKNKESAMKILKARLYEMQENERLAKESEARKSQVGSGDRSERIRTYNFPQNRISDHRINLTLYRLDAIMEGGLFDELIEPLIAHHQSEALKAEEL is encoded by the coding sequence ATGTTAGCGGAGAAATTACAGCCTTTCCTTAAACGCTATGAGGAGTTAAACACTCTTCTTAGCGATACAAATATTATCAGTGATATAGAAAAGATGACCGCTCTTTCCAAAGAGCAAAAGAATTTAGAACCCATAGTTTTAAAAACAAAAGACTATTTTAATACACTCACTCAAATCGAAGATAATAAAGCTCTTTTAAATGACGCAGAATTTAGCGAACTTGCCAAAGAAGAATTAAAAAATTTAGAAGAAGAAAAAATCAACTTAGAAGAAGAAATTAAAATTCTACTTCTTCCAAAAGACCCCAACGATGAAAAAAATATCTTCCTCGAAATTCGTGCAGGAACTGGGGGAGATGAAGCATCTTTATTCGTGGGAGATTTGGTAAAAGCTTATGCAAGATATGCGGATTTAAAAGGCTATAAGATAGAAATTGTCAGCTCAAGTGAGGGAAGTGCTGGGGGCTTTAAAGAGCTTATAATGCTTGTAAAAGGGGCTGGAGCTTACTCAAGACTTAAATTTGAAAGTGGCACACATAGAGTGCAAAGAATCCCACAAACCGAGTCGCAAGGTCGCATTCATACCTCAGCCATCACGGTGGCTATAATGCCAGAGGTTGATGATATAGAAATTCAAATCAATCCAAACGACCTTAAAATCGATGTTATGCGTTCCAGCGGACACGGGGGACAAAGTGTAAATACCACAGACTCAGCCGTTCGTATCACGCACATACCAAGTGGCTTGGTCGTTGTCAATCAAGACGGAAAATCCCAGCATAAAAACAAAGAAAGTGCGATGAAAATCCTCAAGGCAAGACTTTACGAAATGCAAGAAAACGAAAGACTTGCAAAAGAAAGCGAAGCGCGTAAATCTCAAGTGGGAAGTGGCGATAGAAGTGAGCGCATCCGCACTTATAATTTTCCCCAAAACCGCATTAGCGACCACCGCATTAACCTTACTCTTTATAGGCTTGATGCTATAATGGAGGGCGGACTTTTTGATGAGCTTATCGAGCCTTTAATCGCTCATCATCAAAGCGAAGCTTTGAAAGCAGAAGAGTTGTAG